From one Babesia bovis T2Bo chromosome 3, whole genome shotgun sequence genomic stretch:
- a CDS encoding ABC transporter B family member 25 mitochondrial: MQYNVHLLCRTIGELCKTQKVHRLRSPKQWDCSSTGHSKELWKNSKNARHLWYKHWNDTAQSDVSDRYKEPISGNLGYRTIRSTPNITWQHENKLNLNKRFMSSKTDPDVSNDIKHIKAGKTLTLRDLLWPTDSMLKKKIAISSAFLIISKVATIAIPMCMSAMIDIMAGANVTNSGLFAALGMGNMASTQFGLAKLYLAAYCIARLSSSFFTEARNAIFSTVMERTGMMNASKMFMKIHCLDIDFLLMSKSGEISTIFTRGIKAISQVLRILVFQIVPTMLEFTMVTALLCYKLGFVIASLTASTMFVYVFFTAMVTRRRMVLRRFMVSAEQKAAGVFTDCITNAEAVRYYNAENRELNRYASQQFDYETNAVKVHQSLAMLNFGQNAIFNAGLFTSMWLTLKGIAEGTGQFGDLILVNTLLFQLAIPLNLIGTMYRETKTSMVDLQKFLELLKQEPKVHDNPDAKELIINAGKIEFKNVCHAYEQAVGATKILHNFSLTLEQGKTVAIVGDSGSGKSTIAKMLFRLYDPSEGQILIDGQDIKNVTLSSLRNSIGIVPQDVVLFNESIEYNIKYGRPEATMEDVIGAAKLAGMHDTILNLPDGYNTIVGERGMKLSGGEKQRIGIARCILKNPKILVFDEATSSLDSMTEHKVLTAFRKLSANRTTIVIAHRLSSILEADEIAVFRDGKIVEKGETQKIMEDPNGYLQQIIRSNAVMKI; encoded by the exons ATGCAATATAACGTACATCTACTGTGTAGAACAATAGGAGAACTATGTAAAACACAGAAAGTCCATAGATTAAGAAGTCCAAAACAATGGGATTGTAGTAGTACTGGACACTCCAAGGAACTGTGGAAGAATAGCAAAAATGCACGCCATCTGTGGTATAAACACTGGAATGACACAGCACAAAGCGATGTGTCAGATAGATACAAAGAACCAATATCAGGAAACCTTGGATATCGCACAATCCGCTCTACACCTAATATAACATGGCAACACGAAAATAAACTTAACCTTAATAAAAGGTTCATGTCTTCCAAAACCGATCCTGATGTATCAAATGATATCAAACATATAAAGGCAGGAAAAACTTTAACATTGAGGGATCTGTTGTGGCCAACCGACAGCATGCTGAAGAAGAAAATTGCAATAAGCTCAGCATTCCTCATCATATCAAAAGTAGCAACTATAGCCATACCAATGTGCATGTCAGCAATGATAGATATAATGGCAGGAGCGAATGTAACCAACTCAGGGTTGTTCGCAGCACTGGGAATGGGAAACATGGCATCAACACAATTTGGGTTGGCAAAATTGTATCTTGCAGCATATTGCATAGCAAGATTGTCGTCTTCATTCTTCACAGAAGCAAGAAATGCAATATTCAGCACCGTCATGGAAAGAACAGGAATGATGAACGCATCTAAAATGTTTATGAAAATACATTGCCTAGATATCGATTTTCTACTCATGTCTAAATCAGGTGAAATATCGACGATATTCACACGTGGAATAAAAGCAATATCACAGGTGTTGCGTATACTAGTCTTCCAAATAGTACCAACAATGCTAGAGTTCACAATGGTCACAGCACTGCTGTGCTATAAACTGGGATTCGTTATAGCGTCATTAACAGCAAGCACTATGTTTGTATACGTGTTTTTCACAGCAATGGTAACCAGAAGAAGAATGGTATTAAGAAGGTTCATGGTAAGCGCAGAACAAAAAGCAGCAGGAGTGTTCACCGACTGTATCACAAATGCAGAAGCCGTGCGATACTACAATGCAGAAAATAGAGAACTTAACCGATATGCATCACAACAATTCGATTATGAAACTAACGCAGTCAAGGTACACCAGTCACTAGCAATGCTCAATTTCGGTCAAAATGCAATATTCAACGCCGGACTGTTCACGTCAATGTGGCTCACGCTTAAAGGTATAGCTGAAGGAACAGGTCAATTCGGAGATCTTATACTAGTTAATACACTGCTGTTCCAGTTGGCCATACCGCTGAATCTAATAGGAACCATGTACAGGGAAACTAAAACTAGCATGGTAGATCTACAAAAGTTTCTAGAGTTGTTAAAACAAGAACCAAAGGTACATGACAACCCTGATGCAAAAGAACTTATAATCAATGCTGGGAAAATAGAATTCAAGAATGTATGCCATGCATATGAACAGGCAGTAGGAGCTACAAAAATATTGCACAACTTCTCACTCACACTTGAACAAGGCAAAACTGTAGCTATAGTAGGGGATTCCGGCAGTGGGAAATCCACTATCGCAAAGATGCTATTCAGATTGTATGACCCTTCCGAAGGACAAATATTAATTGATGGACAAGATATAAAAAATGTCACACTCAGCAGCCTCAG gAATTCTATCGGCATTGTACCGCAGGATGTCGTGCTATTCAACGAATCTATCGAATATAACATCAAGTATGGACGCCCAGAAGCTACCATGGAAGATGTCATAGGAGCAGCAAAACTAGCGGGAATGCATGATACCATACTTAACCTACCAGATGGATATAATACAATAGTAGGAGAAAGAGGAATGAAACTAAGTGGAGGAGAAAAACAAAGAATTGGAATAGCAAGATGCATCCTCAAAAATCCAAAAATATTAGTTTTCGATGAAGCAACAAGCTCACTTGACTCAATGACCGAGCATAAAGTACTAACGGCTTTCAGAAAACTAAGCGCAAACAGAACTACCATCGTCATAGCACATAGACTCTCGTCAATACTGGAAGCAGATGAAATTGCAGTCTTCCGAGACGGAAAAATCGTCGAAAAAGGAGAAACACAAAAAATTATGGAGGACCCAAATGGGTACCTACAACAAATCATACGATCAAACGCAGTCATGAAAATATAA
- a CDS encoding Trafficking protein Moprotein n1 family protein: protein MGTKVYAFTYAGKPLFTNCPDGDQSLSFYGVLCAVVSKVSTLLSEYTEKDELRYIQAGDQCFVYIERGPLCYFGISSPGSSPLAVYKILSNLHLQVLSILTCGVEKILLKRPSYDVQNLLGGTQSILHNLVSNLDGILGLFDTCCYEALPLPPTTRSTLRSFFTEFNTSNILCSFMVVSNRVAVLTMSKNVVFTPSDIAIVVNMVSTSHSLRQQESWTPLCLPDFNDQAFTYAYVNYIDSDIGIVCISGSGDQDHFYKTSSQFGVLTKRMLDSGFLNVLRTSLNATPLEFPCAEVKGCDILHVLYHSKKIGQYFSSGFHASSCGINFESIIASYKSLSEFLFSGEGNFIASGRFECFNVYVEHNSDYSLYISTEPWTTITSELVSGVTSYVNKQFNFLFITRVPPVASR from the exons ATGGGCACAAAGGTATACGCGTTTACCTATGCGGGTAAACCGCTGTTTACTAA TTGTCCCGATGGAGATCAATCGCTATCCTTTTACg GAGTCTTGTGTGCCGTTGTATCCAAGGTGTCTACTTTATTATCTGAGTACACAGAGAAGGATGAGTTGAGATATATTCAAGCGGGAGACCAGTgttttgtgtatattgaGCGTGGTCCATTATGTTACTTTGGGATATCATCTCCAGGGTCATCTCCATTAGCTGTGTATAAGATTCTATCTAATCTCCATTTGCAGGTTTTATCTATTTTGACTTGCGGTGTTGAGAAGATTTTGTTAAAGCGGCCATCCTATGACGTTCAAAACTTATTGGGTGGTACTCAGTCGATTTTACACAATTTGGTGTCCAATTTGGATGGCATTTTGGGATTGTTTGACACTTGTTGTTACGAGGCTTTACCTTTACCTCCTACAACTCGAAGTACTTTAAGGTCTTTTTTTACAGAGTTTAATACGTCGAACATTCT TTGTTCCTTTATGGTTGTTAGTAACCGTGTTGCTGTGTTAACAATGTCGAAGAACGTCGTTTTCactccttcag ACATTGCGATTGTGGTAAACATGGTTAGCACATCTCATTCTCTGCGTCAACAAGAGAGTTGGACTCCTTTATGTCTTCCTGACTTCAATGATCA GGCGTTTACTTATGCTTATGTAAATTACATTGATTCTGATATTGGCATCGTTTGCATTTCTGGAAGTGGTGATCAAGatcatttttataaaaCATCAAGTCAATTTGGTGTTTTAACGAAG AGAATGCTGGATTCTGGTTTTCTGAATGTTTTACGTACATCTCTAAATGCCACACCTTTGGAGTTTCCTTGTGCTGAGGTGAAGGGTTGTGACATTTTACATGTGCTTTATCACTCTAAGAAGATTGGCCAATACTTTTCATCAGGATTTCATGCTTCATCTTGTGGTATTAATTTCGAGTCTATCATAGCATCATACAAATCATTATCGGAGTTTCTTTTTAGTGGTGAAGGCAATTTTATCGCCAGTGGTCGTTTTGAG TGTTTCAATGTTTACGTTGAGCACAATTCCGACTACAGTTTATACATATCTACTGAGCCTTGGACCACGATAACATCGGAGTTGGTATCTGGTGTGACGTCTTATGTCAATAAGCAGTTTAACTTTTTATTCATCACACGCGTACCTCCTGTAGCGTCACGTTAA